From the genome of Terriglobales bacterium:
CTCGATGGATGCAGTGCGCGCCTTTGCCGGTGAAGACTACGAAAAAGCTGTGATTCTTCCCGAAGCCCACAAGCTGCTGGCGCGTTTCGATGCCAAGTCCCAGCACTATCAGGCGGTGATTCAGCCCTGACGGGCGTGTCCAACCGGTGATCTTCTCAAGCCTTCTTCTACCCAGTAAGCTTTGAATATGCATATCGAGCGCGTCTGTGTTTATTGCGCCTCCAGCCAGCAGGCGGACCCGGTCTACCGGGCCACAGCATATAGGCTGGGCGAAGTTCTAGCGGCCAACGGAATCACCATCATCTACGGTGGAGGCGGCCTGGGCTCGATGGGCAGCCTGGCAGAGGGCGCCCTGGCAAATGGTGGTTGCGTGATTGGGGTGATTCCTCGCTTCATGAAGGAGTTGGAGTGGTCACACAATCAATTAAGTGAGCTGCAGCTGGTGGAAAATATGCGCGAGCGCAAGCACCTGATGCTCAAGGACAGTGATGCGGTTATCGCCCTGCCTGGAGGTTGTGGCACGCTGGAAGAATTGTTTGAGGCGATCACCCTGAAGCGCCTGGGTATTTACTTAAATCCCATAGTGCTGGTGAACGTAAAGAAATTCTTTGATCCCTGCCTGGAGTTGCTTGATCACTGCATCCGTGAGCGCTTCATGGATGTGCGGCATTCCGATATGTGGACGGTGGTAGATGAACCGGAGCAAGTGATCGACGCCATTCGTTCTGCGCCCCGCTGGAACGCTGATGCGCAGCAGTTTGCCGTCCTGGTGGGCAAGGCGGTTCCTGAATCAGCGAGTCCTAGAACTTCGGAGTGACAACAAATCCCATCTTATCGGGTTAGCATATAAAAAGAGGCCAGGCCACTGATTAAGCGGAGCAGGGAGCGGAGCTCCGAAATCAGAAAACGGAGCATTCAAGAGCAGTGCCGGCGCCGGAGGGCGGGATAAGTTCGTTTCGAATAACCAAACGGTTCGTAAAATGCCTGCTAATTGGCGGCCTGGATATTCGTCTTGATGAAGTGAGCAGTTGGGGATGAAGAAGAAACTGGCAGTCATAATTTCCGTAGTCGTAGCACTGGTGCTATTACAAGCGGCCGTGCACCGGCAGTTGCGCGCGCAGTCGCAAGCCGCCCAGCCTGTACATGACATGTCTCACATGACGCAACCGGATGGGCAGGACGCCGGCATGGATCACGCGGTGCACGCCATGTCCCATAAGCATATGGATATGGGTCCGCACATGAAAATGACGGATCTGCGGCCACTCCAGCCAGGTGACAAAGAGAAAGCCGACGCCATCGTCGCCGAGACGCGAACGACTCTGGACAAATATCGCGACTACAAGGTCGCGCTGGCAGATGGCTACCGTATCTTTTTGCCAAATCTTCCGCAGAAGATGTATCACTTCACAAATTACTGGTACGGATTTGAAGCGGCCTTTCGTTTGAATCCAGAGCACCCAACATCCTTGCTCTACGAAAAGACTGTCGACGGCGGCTGGAAGTTGATTGGCGCCATGTACACAGCACCGGCGCAGGCGACGGAAGAGGAGTTGAACGAGCGCATTCCGCTAAGCATCGCGCAATGGCACGAGCACACCAATTTTTGCGCTGCCCCCAAGGGGCTGGAATCGGAATACTTCGGCTCCAAAGCGCGCTTTGGCCTGGCCGGTTCGATTGTCAGCGAAGGTGAATGCCAGAAGGCAGGCGGGAGCTTCAAGCCCGTGATCTTCGGATGGATGGTGCACGTGTATCCCTTCGAGAAATCGTCCGCCGAGGTCTGGTCGGTGGAGCGGCAGATGGACCACAGTCACGGCGGACACATGGATTAAGCCGGCAATCCATATCAGCATTCAGCTTCATGCCAGCGAACTGCCGGAACTAAGCTGGCGCCACAGTGGACAAGGCTGGCTCCGATGCCGTCTCCGAGGCAGGATGCAGGCTGATACGCGACGATAACCGCTGCGAGGGCTCTTCGACCAGGCAGTACATCAGATAGGCGGCAGCCAGAGAAGCGCCCACGGCAGCAATATCAATCATCAGAAGGTAAGAACCGGAGTACGGCAGCCGTGAGGCCAGGCCGATGAAGGTCAGCCCTACAGGCAAATGCAACAGGTAGAGCGAATAGCTCACATCACCCAACTTGTTGAACCAGCGGTTCTGGAATGAGCAACTGGCGATTACCATTCCGGTTGCTGCCGATACACAGGCGACGGGCAATCCGATGGGCGAGCGCATCATCGCGAGCACTGCCGCAATTGAGAGCAGCGTGCGTATTCCGCCACTTAAACCTACCCGGTATTGAAATACGAAAACACCCAGCAGGAAGATTGGCACGCTGTGAAAAACGAGCCGCTCATGGCGCATGCCAAGATAGAAGCTGCCCATTAAGAGGGACGCCGTGGCCACCTGAACCCAGGCCCTGCGGTTCGAGAGTAAGGGGAAAACTAAGCCAATCAGCAGGTACCACTGGAGCTCGACGGCGAGCGTCCAATACACGACGTTGAACCACGGCTTGCCGGCGACGTCGTTCAGGTAGAAGAAGTGCAGAAGCAGCTGGCTGAATCCCACTTCCGGCCGGTATCCATCCGCCGTAGGCACCCAGAGCGCGGCGTAGATCATGACCAGCGTAATCACGATCGAAGCTACGTACGGCGGATGCAGGCGTGCCAGCCGCTTTGCCGCAAAACGAAAGTAGTTCTGCAGCCGATATCCTGCGCGATACATGCTGTAAGGAATGATGAATCCGGAGATGACGAAGAAGACGTGAACTCCGAGCCATCCATACGCGCCGCTGCGATGCAATAGCGGGTGCTGTCCATAGGTGAAGTGGAACCAGCAGACAGCGAGCGCAGCCAGTCCGCGAAGCGCTCCTACGATTTCAATGCGTGTCTGGCTCGATGGAGGAAGCACCATTCATCATACTATTTGGGTCATTCGACGGGTGATCTTATGATGTGCGACGGTGCTGTCAGGTTGTGCTGTGGAGTTCCCTTCCGCGAGTCGTGCTGTTCATTTCCTCCACCAGGGATCGCACCAGCTGGGCAGCAGGCATGGCGCGCGCACGGGCAACGCCTTGTCCTGCATAGAGAGAAAGAAATCCTGGCTCGCCCCGCTGGGCTGCCGCGGTGCGCATAGGGCGCGTGAGGGCATTCTGTACCGGATACGGGAGGATCAGATCTTCTTTCCCACGCAACTGCTCAATAAACGTATTCACGAGTCCACGTGCGGGACGGCCGGAAAAGGCGCGTGTGATCACGGTTGTATCGCGTGACGCCGCCAGGATCGCCTGTTTGTATGCCTGGGAGGCGCCGCTTTCCGGGCAGGCTAAGAAGGCTGTGCCCAGCATTGCTGCCGTGGCGCCTCTTGCCAAGACTTCGGCGATGTCGCGGCCGTCCATCAAACCCCCGGCGGCGATTACCGGCAACGACACCGCGCGGACTAAACCACTTACCAGATCGCGTATGGGAACCATGGCTGCATCAAAGGGCGCGGCGAAAGTACCGCGATGCGCTCCCGCTTCGCTGCCTTGCGCGATGACCGCATCGACACCGGCGCGCTCCAGCATGCGGCCTTCCTCTACGGTGGTTGCCGTGCCCAGAACCAGAATGCCAAGCCTGTGAAGGCGCTCCATATCCTCAACCGACGGAATGCCAAAGGTGAAGCTGAAAACCGCCGGCCGCGCGTCGAGCACTGCTTCCAGTTGCTGTGGGAACGGATCCGGAGGTATTGGGGGCAGAGTGGCAGGCGTTATGCCCAGTTGCTCATGGACGGGTTTGAGCAAAGTCAAAATCGGTTCTGCATCCAAGGGACCAGCGTGATCCCAGCCGCCGGCAAACAGATTCACGTTGAATGGCTTGTGGGTGAGCTGCCGAATTCCAGATATCGCTTCCTTGATTTGCGCTGGTGTCATGTAAGCAGCGCCAAGCGAGCCGAGACCTCCGGCATTGGAAACCGCGGCAACCAGTTCCGGCGTGCTCGGTCCGCCGCCCAAGGGAGCCAGAATGATTGGATGCTCGATGCCGAACTGTTTTAAGAATTCACTCTTTCTGGATATCATCACCTGAGTGCTCCTATCTATAAACAGAGGACCGGATCCCTTGAAAAGGCTCTATTTTCGTAGCGTGGTTGTTGCCGCCGCCCTGCTGCTTTGTCTGATCGCTTCGGCGGCAGACAGAACCGAAGAACAAAAGACTTCTTACCGCAAGGCCATGGAAGTGGCGGATCAAAAGATTGCCGACGAGGTAAAGGCACACTCCGAACTGATGAAGAATCTGGAATACCTGACCACGCAGATCGGACCGCGGTTGACGGGCTCGCCGCAGATGCAGAAAGCCAGCGACTGGACCCTGCAGCGCTTCAAGGAGTACGGCATTGCCGCACATCTGGAGACGACGGAGATTCCCCAGGGTTGGACGCGCGGGAAGGATCAGGCGGAGATCGTCGCCCCGGTTTCGCGGCAGATCGAAATTCGCGCTATGGGATGGAGCAAATCGACCAACGGCGCGGTGACGGGTCCGGTGCTGTTGGTGAAGGCCAAGAAGATGTCCGACCTGGGAGCTTACAAGAGGAAAATAAAGGGAGCAATTGTATTGCGGGAACCAGTGGAATTGCCCTCGGCGAACGAGGTGCCAGAGAACGCTTATGATGCGGTGATTGCGCCTGCGCGCGGCGTGCAGGAAGGTCCTGAAGCGGGTTGGTCGGAGCGCAGGAAGCTGCTTAATGCCATCGCGGCCGAAGGCCCGGCGGTGATTTTGCTGGACAGCGGAAAGACGGACAGCCTGTTCAGCATGTCATCGCTCAGCCGCTACCGTCCCTCGGATGCGCCTTTGGGATTCCTCACTCATGAGGATTACAGCCTTATCTATCGCCTGTCGCAGGCGGGGCCAGTCACGATGAAAGTAAACCTGAGCGGGACGTTCAGCGCCGGGCCGGTGCCGGCATCCATAACGATCGCCGAGATTCAGGGCAGCCAGTTTCCTAACGAACGCGTGATCATCGGGGGTCACCTGGATTCCTGGGACCTGGGCCAGGGTGCGCTCGACAATGGCACCGGGGCAATGGCCGTGATCGAGGCGGCACGCACATTGAAGGCTCTCGGCTGGCAACCCCGACGCACGCTTACTTTCATTCTCTTCACGGGAGAGGAGCAGGGGAGCATCGGCGCGGACTTGTATCTCGACAAACACACGGCTGAAATCCCGCAAATGGACGGGGTGCTGATTCTCGATACGGGCACCGGCAAGGTCTTTAGCATTGCCCTGGAGAATCTCTACCAGACCGCGCCGCTTATGGCTGAAATCTACACTCCCCTCAAAGAAATATTCGACCTGGAGCCGCTCAGCACGAGATATTTCGGCGCTTCAGATCACGTGCCCTTCCTGAATAAGGGTGTGCCGGCATACTTCTGCGTTCAGAGGGTGGCGAAATACGGGGAGGCGCATCACAGCCAGACCGACACGTTTGACAAAGTGATCCCCGACGAAATTAACGAGGGTGCGGCGCTCTTAGCCGCCTGGATGTGGAACGTCTCGGAGATGCCGGAGGCGCTGCCTCATCATGCTACTAACACGGAATTTGAGGACTAGGCGAGGCAGCAGGCGGCAAATTAGCAAGGAGCAGTGGGAAGCTATCTCATATGAACCGCATGAGGAAACCGTGTGTTCCCCCAGGGGCTAAGGCCCGCATTTTTCCTGGCCTAGTCGGCACGGCTGAAGCCGTGCTAGTTCAACTTGCTCGCGCAAGCGAAACTCCCGATCCTGTCAGCCCCGGAAGGAATTGACCTGCCGGATCCGTAGCCGCCGATCTCAGGCGCTCGATGACACCGCGCCGCGCGCGCTCGAACGCATCTTCTTGTCCGAGCAACTGGAAGACCGAGTTGGCTTCATGCACCAGTGCAACCAGCTCGAACGCGATTTGTGCAGGGTCGAGTTCCAGGCTGATCTGACCCAGGCTCTGAGCGCGCTGCACCTCACCGCGAATCGCTACGTACCACGCTCTCATCAGGCTGACAATCTTCTCGCGCACCGGCCCGGAACGGCTGTCGAATTCGGCTGCTACTGCAGCAAAAAAGCATCCACCCCGAAAGGTCCGACGTTGGATGCAGGCGATCCATGCCTCCAGCATGGCGCAAAGACGTGGGATGCCGGGCTGTGATTCGGCGGCTGGGTTGACTACCTCCTGCATAAAAGTTTCACGGGCCGCCTCAACTACTGCCAGCTGCAATTCTTCCTTGCAGCCGAAGTGCGAGAACAGCCCGCTTTTGCTCATGCTGAGTTCAGAAGCGAGGCGTCCAATGGAAAGGCCGTCCAAACCCTCGGCGGAGGCGATATCAGCGGCGGAACGCAGGATACTTTGACGTGTCTGCTCGCCTCTGGGAGTGGTGTACTGGCGTGCCGGACGTGCGGGGCTAAACGAACGATCGTGCTTCATGGGCCGATTGTTCGCCCGAAACCTGCAATCGTCTAGAAACTATCTTGATTCCCGCTCGGCTCGAGCAGCTTCTTCGGAGATGGCCACAAGCACACAGAATCCGGCAATGCACCAGTTGCCTCCCTTCCATTCTGCCGCTAACCTTCCGCCACACACTAGAAGCCTGGAGGCGTGATGCAGATTGACCGTCTGGCAAAGCTGCTCTTGTTGCTGATTGCGATTTTTTTGGGAGTGATCGGGTTGCGTCCGGTGCTTGCTCCAGAGCCAGTGCAAGCCCAGCCGGATGGCTCGAATCTCTACATTGAGCCCGGGACCACCATGCTGCGCGCGCCCGATGGAAGCACTCAGGTGCAGGGCAAGGTTGTAATAGATCTCAGCAATGGAAAGGTGTGGGGTTATCCCACGCTGAACAGCGCTCCCTATCCGATCGACGTAACCACGTCAACTCCTCCTGTGTCGCGCCCTATTTATCTTGGCCGTTTTGATCTCGGGGCGATGCACAAATAGGTCAGAGAGCGCGGACAGAGTGGCTGGACAAAGTGTTTGTGAGAAGTCTGTCGTGCCCGAGGGCACTCACAATTTTGTTTCATTTTCCGCGCGGCTGAGGTTGGAGGCCATGCCATTCAGCCCCTCCGGGGCTGTATCTTTGACTGTCTCCAACCACCTGGACCTGGCGAGAACGAGCTTTCGCACAACCCTGGAAAATTGCAGTAACGAAGCGGGATCATAGAAGCTGGGCCGCGTCCTGGTTAACTTGCCATGCGTGTAGAATCGCGATGGCGACATTCATGGGCGTTCTCCCCGCATCAAGTCCTGCACAGCGCAGCTTTCTGCACCGTGTTTTGCGCGCCCTGAGGCCGTCGCACGAGCACTCCGCATTTTCCGCCACCCTTCTGCTGATGACGGCGGTGATGCTGTCGCGAGTGATTGGTTATGTGCGGGAAGCATACATTGCGTGGGCATTTGGCGCGGGTCCGCAAACTGACGCCTATGTCGCCGCGTTTACACTTCCTGACTTTTTGAACTACATCCTGGCCGGCGGCACCGCCTCCATAACGTTCATTGCGATCTACACCCGTTTTCTGACGAAGCAGCGCGAGACCGAGGCTCAGGAAACGTTCTCCGTAATCATCACGGTCATGACCAGTGTGCTCACACTGGGAGTAGTGGTGGCAGAAATATTCGCGCCCCAGATCGAGCGGGTGATCTTTCCGCGATTCTCGCCCGAACAAATTCGGCTCTGCGTTTTTTTGACACGGATCCTGCTGCCGGGGCAGATCTTCTTCTACGTCGGGGGCGTGGTATCGGCAGTCCTGCTTTCCCGCCGGCTGTTCCTGATCCCCGCGTTCGCACCGCTGCTCTATAACCTGTTCATCATTCTGGGGGGCGTGCTCCTGTCCGGCCGCCTGGGTATAGCTTCGTTGGCGGTGGGCGCCCTTGCTGGAAGCTTTACCGGGCCATTCCTGATCAACGCCATGGGAGCGGTACGCACCGGGATGCGGTACGTGCCGAATTTTGATACCGGCAACCCTGCGTTTCGCGAATGGGTGGGGCTATCTATTCCGCTTATGTTGGGAGTCTCCCTGGTAACTGCCGACGATTGGATCTTGCGCTATTTCGCCTCTGGGGGAGCGGGTGACATTACTCGCCTGAACTATGCCAAGCGGCTTTTCGCAGTGCCGATGGCGGTGCTGGGGCAGGCGGCAGGTCAGGCTTCGCTTCCATTTTTCGCGCGTCTGTTTAACGAGAAACGCCTGCGGGAATTCGCAGAGACCGTCAGCGGGGCGGTGTCTCGGATTTCTGCGGCATCGTTCCTGGTTACAGCCTGGATGATGGCGACGGCTCTTCCAGTGATCGACCTGGTTTACCGCCGTGGCCGGTTTCACTTCGGGGATTCCCGCGAGACTGCGGCCTACTTTTTCTGGTTTGCGCTCTCACTAGCCTTCTGGTCGGCGCAAGCGATCTACTCGCGCGGTTTCTACGGCGCCGGCAATACGCTCACGCCGATGGTCGCCAGCAGCATCATCACGGTTGCGTCGCTTCCGGTGTACTGGTCGCTGTTTCATGCGCTC
Proteins encoded in this window:
- a CDS encoding TIGR00730 family Rossman fold protein, producing the protein MHIERVCVYCASSQQADPVYRATAYRLGEVLAANGITIIYGGGGLGSMGSLAEGALANGGCVIGVIPRFMKELEWSHNQLSELQLVENMRERKHLMLKDSDAVIALPGGCGTLEELFEAITLKRLGIYLNPIVLVNVKKFFDPCLELLDHCIRERFMDVRHSDMWTVVDEPEQVIDAIRSAPRWNADAQQFAVLVGKAVPESASPRTSE
- a CDS encoding acyltransferase produces the protein MVLPPSSQTRIEIVGALRGLAALAVCWFHFTYGQHPLLHRSGAYGWLGVHVFFVISGFIIPYSMYRAGYRLQNYFRFAAKRLARLHPPYVASIVITLVMIYAALWVPTADGYRPEVGFSQLLLHFFYLNDVAGKPWFNVVYWTLAVELQWYLLIGLVFPLLSNRRAWVQVATASLLMGSFYLGMRHERLVFHSVPIFLLGVFVFQYRVGLSGGIRTLLSIAAVLAMMRSPIGLPVACVSAATGMVIASCSFQNRWFNKLGDVSYSLYLLHLPVGLTFIGLASRLPYSGSYLLMIDIAAVGASLAAAYLMYCLVEEPSQRLSSRISLHPASETASEPALSTVAPA
- a CDS encoding nitronate monooxygenase, whose protein sequence is MISRKSEFLKQFGIEHPIILAPLGGGPSTPELVAAVSNAGGLGSLGAAYMTPAQIKEAISGIRQLTHKPFNVNLFAGGWDHAGPLDAEPILTLLKPVHEQLGITPATLPPIPPDPFPQQLEAVLDARPAVFSFTFGIPSVEDMERLHRLGILVLGTATTVEEGRMLERAGVDAVIAQGSEAGAHRGTFAAPFDAAMVPIRDLVSGLVRAVSLPVIAAGGLMDGRDIAEVLARGATAAMLGTAFLACPESGASQAYKQAILAASRDTTVITRAFSGRPARGLVNTFIEQLRGKEDLILPYPVQNALTRPMRTAAAQRGEPGFLSLYAGQGVARARAMPAAQLVRSLVEEMNSTTRGRELHSTT
- a CDS encoding M20/M25/M40 family metallo-hydrolase, coding for MKRLYFRSVVVAAALLLCLIASAADRTEEQKTSYRKAMEVADQKIADEVKAHSELMKNLEYLTTQIGPRLTGSPQMQKASDWTLQRFKEYGIAAHLETTEIPQGWTRGKDQAEIVAPVSRQIEIRAMGWSKSTNGAVTGPVLLVKAKKMSDLGAYKRKIKGAIVLREPVELPSANEVPENAYDAVIAPARGVQEGPEAGWSERRKLLNAIAAEGPAVILLDSGKTDSLFSMSSLSRYRPSDAPLGFLTHEDYSLIYRLSQAGPVTMKVNLSGTFSAGPVPASITIAEIQGSQFPNERVIIGGHLDSWDLGQGALDNGTGAMAVIEAARTLKALGWQPRRTLTFILFTGEEQGSIGADLYLDKHTAEIPQMDGVLILDTGTGKVFSIALENLYQTAPLMAEIYTPLKEIFDLEPLSTRYFGASDHVPFLNKGVPAYFCVQRVAKYGEAHHSQTDTFDKVIPDEINEGAALLAAWMWNVSEMPEALPHHATNTEFED
- a CDS encoding TetR/AcrR family transcriptional regulator; protein product: MKHDRSFSPARPARQYTTPRGEQTRQSILRSAADIASAEGLDGLSIGRLASELSMSKSGLFSHFGCKEELQLAVVEAARETFMQEVVNPAAESQPGIPRLCAMLEAWIACIQRRTFRGGCFFAAVAAEFDSRSGPVREKIVSLMRAWYVAIRGEVQRAQSLGQISLELDPAQIAFELVALVHEANSVFQLLGQEDAFERARRGVIERLRSAATDPAGQFLPGLTGSGVSLARAS
- the murJ gene encoding murein biosynthesis integral membrane protein MurJ codes for the protein MATFMGVLPASSPAQRSFLHRVLRALRPSHEHSAFSATLLLMTAVMLSRVIGYVREAYIAWAFGAGPQTDAYVAAFTLPDFLNYILAGGTASITFIAIYTRFLTKQRETEAQETFSVIITVMTSVLTLGVVVAEIFAPQIERVIFPRFSPEQIRLCVFLTRILLPGQIFFYVGGVVSAVLLSRRLFLIPAFAPLLYNLFIILGGVLLSGRLGIASLAVGALAGSFTGPFLINAMGAVRTGMRYVPNFDTGNPAFREWVGLSIPLMLGVSLVTADDWILRYFASGGAGDITRLNYAKRLFAVPMAVLGQAAGQASLPFFARLFNEKRLREFAETVSGAVSRISAASFLVTAWMMATALPVIDLVYRRGRFHFGDSRETAAYFFWFALSLAFWSAQAIYSRGFYGAGNTLTPMVASSIITVASLPVYWSLFHALSVVGLAIASDIGIMANTVVLAILLHRRSLVPAQLLGWKELGKAAITALFAGVVSYKVAGVFAIDGSRRADLEALALATITWAAAVAGGLAITRSQLLHDLRQRRREPSAESSAPEALSSRAEP